One Kribbella sp. NBC_00662 genomic region harbors:
- a CDS encoding sensor histidine kinase — translation MTTTEPVDVPTFGARARRVLLPLVLSFVTVVGTFGSAQGQPDRRQPDWFMVVLLLIGTISLYWLRTHPVPVLWATVATTLIYMLREYPWGPVILTFVIAVFTVIRLGHRAAGWAGLISLYVLHVGGRMILGINQDGVYQVLLVGTCFCVLGFVAELFRAHRDRVMAAARTRREAELRRAGEERLRIAQELHDVVAHHISLINVQAATALHLVDRQPEQAAPALSAIKDASKEALVELRSIVGILRQSDESAPRQPVAGLDHLDHLVTRTSRAGLEVHRIVHGEPRPLPTGLDRAAFRIIQESLTNVVRHANASSATVRIQYGEQSLVLQIDDDGQSLTAPPTEGNGIGGMRERATALGGSLTANRTPSGSLRITATLPL, via the coding sequence GTGACCACGACTGAGCCCGTCGACGTCCCGACCTTCGGGGCGCGTGCGCGTCGGGTCCTGCTGCCGTTGGTGCTGTCGTTCGTCACGGTGGTCGGGACGTTCGGCTCGGCTCAGGGACAGCCGGACCGGCGCCAGCCCGACTGGTTCATGGTCGTTCTGCTGCTGATCGGCACCATCTCGCTGTACTGGCTGCGCACCCACCCGGTTCCGGTGCTGTGGGCAACCGTCGCCACGACGCTGATCTACATGCTCCGCGAGTACCCGTGGGGTCCGGTCATCCTGACGTTCGTGATCGCGGTCTTCACCGTGATCCGGCTGGGCCACCGGGCGGCCGGCTGGGCCGGTCTGATCTCGCTGTACGTCCTGCACGTCGGCGGCCGGATGATCCTCGGTATCAACCAGGACGGCGTGTACCAGGTCCTGCTCGTCGGCACCTGCTTCTGCGTTCTCGGTTTTGTCGCCGAGCTCTTCCGCGCGCACCGCGACCGGGTGATGGCGGCAGCGCGCACCCGTCGAGAGGCGGAGCTGCGCCGAGCCGGTGAAGAGCGGCTGCGGATCGCGCAGGAGCTCCACGACGTCGTGGCGCACCACATCTCGCTCATCAACGTGCAGGCGGCCACTGCACTGCACCTTGTCGACCGGCAACCCGAGCAGGCCGCTCCGGCGCTCTCCGCGATCAAGGATGCGAGCAAAGAGGCGCTGGTGGAGCTCCGCTCGATCGTCGGCATCCTGCGGCAGTCCGACGAGTCCGCGCCGCGCCAACCGGTCGCCGGTCTCGACCACCTGGATCATCTGGTCACTCGTACGTCGCGGGCCGGGCTGGAGGTACACCGCATCGTCCACGGCGAGCCGCGACCGCTACCGACCGGACTCGACCGTGCCGCGTTCCGGATCATCCAGGAGTCGCTGACGAACGTCGTACGCCATGCCAACGCCTCGTCCGCCACAGTCCGGATCCAGTACGGCGAGCAGTCGCTCGTACTGCAGATCGACGACGACGGCCAATCGCTCACCGCACCGCCGACGGAAGGCAACGGCATCGGCGGCATGCGCGAGCGAGCCACCGCACTCGGCGGCTCCCTCACCGCGAACCGCACGCCCTCCGGCAGCCTGAGAATCACGGCGACCCTGCCGCTGTAG
- a CDS encoding alpha-hydroxy-acid oxidizing protein — protein sequence MTDRQMPKWSELKPLLRPKPITANPTERRLEKALTIADLRRIAKRRTPRSVFDYTDGAAEAEISLRRARRLFAEMELQPSILRDVSEIDLGTSILGGRSELPFAFAPTGFTRMMNHEGESAVVKVAEQIGIPYALSTMGTTSIEDVAAAAPDARKWFQLYVWKDRDAGEDLVKRSAAAGFEALMLTVDVPVAGARLRDVRNGFTIPPSLTAKTVLDASLHPAWWANLLTTRPLTFASLSTWDGTVAELLDKLFDPTMTIDDLNWLRSIWDGPLIVKGIQTVADARRVVDAGADAVVLSNHGGRQLDRAPTPLRILPDVRKAIGSDAEIYLDTGIMSGADIVAAIALGADACLVGRAYLYGLMAGGQRGVARAAEILTKEVRRTMALLGVSSVADLNPSHVRLP from the coding sequence ATGACCGATCGCCAGATGCCCAAATGGTCCGAGCTGAAGCCGCTGCTCCGGCCGAAGCCGATCACGGCGAACCCGACCGAGCGGCGGTTGGAGAAGGCGCTGACGATCGCGGACCTGCGCCGGATCGCGAAACGCCGTACGCCGCGCTCGGTCTTCGACTACACCGACGGCGCCGCCGAGGCCGAGATCAGCCTGCGCCGCGCCCGCCGGCTGTTCGCCGAGATGGAGCTGCAGCCGTCGATCCTGCGCGACGTCTCCGAGATCGACCTCGGTACGTCGATCCTCGGCGGCCGCTCCGAGTTGCCGTTCGCGTTCGCGCCGACCGGCTTCACCCGGATGATGAACCACGAGGGCGAGAGCGCGGTGGTGAAGGTCGCCGAGCAGATCGGCATCCCGTACGCGCTGTCGACGATGGGCACCACCTCGATCGAGGACGTCGCGGCCGCCGCGCCGGACGCGCGCAAGTGGTTCCAGCTGTACGTGTGGAAGGACCGGGATGCCGGCGAGGACCTGGTGAAGCGCTCGGCCGCTGCCGGCTTCGAGGCGCTGATGCTGACCGTCGACGTACCGGTCGCGGGCGCGCGGCTGCGCGACGTACGCAACGGCTTCACGATCCCGCCGTCGCTCACCGCGAAGACCGTGCTGGACGCGTCGCTGCACCCGGCCTGGTGGGCGAACCTGCTCACCACGCGGCCGTTGACGTTCGCCTCGCTGTCCACCTGGGACGGCACCGTCGCCGAGCTGCTCGACAAGCTCTTCGACCCGACGATGACCATCGACGACCTCAACTGGCTGCGCTCGATCTGGGACGGCCCGCTGATCGTCAAGGGCATCCAAACCGTCGCGGACGCGCGTCGCGTGGTCGACGCCGGCGCGGATGCGGTCGTGCTGTCCAACCACGGCGGCCGTCAGCTCGACCGGGCGCCGACGCCGCTGCGCATCCTCCCCGACGTCCGCAAGGCGATCGGCAGCGACGCGGAGATCTACCTCGACACCGGCATCATGTCCGGCGCTGACATCGTCGCGGCGATCGCGCTCGGCGCCGACGCCTGCCTGGTCGGACGCGCCTACCTGTACGGCCTGATGGCCGGCGGTCAGCGCGGCGTCGCCCGCGCCGCGGAGATCCTGACCAAGGAGGTACGCCGCACCATGGCGCTACTCGGCGTCTCCAGCGTGGCCGACCTCAACCCGTCCCACGTCCGCCTCCCGTAA
- a CDS encoding FadR/GntR family transcriptional regulator, whose protein sequence is MKNYELVLHRVEADLAAGRLRIGGRLPGERTLAEQLGISRPSVREAVRVLEAMGVVRTATGSGPEAGAVIVAEPVSPLTAVLRLHLATNHLPMGDVVQTRLLLESWSAREAAGRELGADELKVAEELLDRMDDAGLSPEEFHQLDAEFHVALSGLAGNVLIAAVMTSLRSAIHGYVLAAVPNLPDWEAVAVGLRSEHRGILAAVRGGEPERAASLVTAHIRGFYQAAQLAPFGGEGGAAEAEDHGHADDQVQ, encoded by the coding sequence ATGAAGAACTACGAGCTGGTCCTGCACCGGGTGGAGGCCGATCTGGCCGCGGGGCGGCTGCGGATCGGCGGGCGGCTGCCCGGGGAGCGGACGCTGGCCGAGCAGCTCGGGATCAGCCGGCCCTCGGTGCGGGAGGCGGTCCGGGTGCTCGAAGCGATGGGCGTGGTGCGGACCGCGACCGGGTCCGGGCCGGAGGCAGGTGCGGTGATCGTGGCGGAGCCGGTGTCGCCGTTGACCGCGGTACTACGGTTGCATCTGGCAACGAATCATCTGCCGATGGGCGACGTCGTACAGACGCGTCTGCTGCTGGAGTCGTGGTCGGCGCGGGAGGCTGCCGGGCGGGAGTTGGGGGCGGACGAGCTCAAGGTGGCGGAGGAGCTGCTGGATCGGATGGACGACGCCGGGTTGTCGCCGGAGGAGTTCCATCAGCTCGACGCGGAGTTCCATGTCGCGTTGTCGGGGCTGGCCGGGAACGTGTTGATCGCGGCGGTGATGACGTCGTTGCGGTCGGCGATTCATGGGTACGTGCTGGCCGCCGTACCCAACCTGCCGGACTGGGAGGCGGTGGCGGTCGGTTTACGATCCGAGCATCGCGGGATCCTGGCGGCGGTGCGGGGTGGCGAGCCGGAGCGCGCGGCCTCGTTGGTGACCGCGCATATCCGGGGGTTCTATCAGGCGGCGCAGTTAGCACCGTTCGGCGGAGAGGGCGGTGCGGCGGAGGCCGAGGATCACGGTCACGCCGACGATCAGGTGCAGTGA
- a CDS encoding DUF6069 family protein, translated as MPTTNSTQSSAVSSTPRRVPRRSRLAVVGVAAVAALADWAILAKLAGLTLTARQGGIQHIGAAAVLAATIVIAFAGWGLLAILERRTKNARDTWTIIATIVCVLSLGSPLTNGIGLGAKLGLASLHLIVGVTVILGLRRTALSAERC; from the coding sequence ATGCCAACCACCAACAGCACACAGTCGTCGGCCGTCTCCTCCACTCCACGGCGGGTTCCCCGGCGTAGTCGGCTCGCCGTGGTCGGTGTGGCTGCAGTTGCTGCTCTTGCTGACTGGGCGATCCTCGCAAAGCTCGCCGGCCTCACCCTCACCGCACGCCAAGGCGGCATCCAGCACATCGGCGCCGCAGCCGTCCTCGCCGCCACAATCGTCATCGCCTTCGCCGGCTGGGGCCTCCTGGCGATCCTCGAACGCCGCACCAAAAACGCCCGCGACACCTGGACGATCATCGCGACCATCGTCTGCGTCCTGTCTCTCGGCAGCCCACTCACCAACGGCATCGGCCTCGGCGCGAAACTAGGCCTGGCCTCACTGCACCTGATCGTCGGCGTGACCGTGATCCTCGGCCTCCGCCGCACCGCCCTCTCCGCCGAACGGTGCTAA
- a CDS encoding sensor histidine kinase, whose amino-acid sequence MEELCVPRERSGRLVGLVALALVAAMVAATIVGRWSDPEHQKFLALDIVVGILSVAVIPTLIRWPVHGAIALAVLAIFSPAGTPPSTVGTLTVALRRPFRTALLVAIAGTVAHLIQGLWQPIHGLPYLWFAVLDVVVHAALLGWGQGAQARRQLLESLRERARRAEAEQGRRVAEARTLERTKMAREMHDVLAHRLSLLATYAGALEYRPDSSPERLAKAAGVIRTGVHQALDELREVINVLRDEDVYEGRPQPTFDDVRALVDESREAGTTVAYEDHVADPTSLPPATGRTAYRIVQEGLTNARKHAAGRPVTVTVDGRPGDGLRIELTNPASNGTTVTPGSGTGLVGLTERVQLAGGTLDHGQVPGGGFRLEASLPWPA is encoded by the coding sequence ATGGAGGAGTTGTGTGTGCCGCGGGAGAGGTCCGGGCGGTTGGTCGGGCTGGTGGCATTGGCGTTGGTCGCGGCGATGGTTGCCGCGACGATCGTCGGGCGGTGGTCGGATCCGGAGCATCAGAAGTTCCTCGCGCTCGACATCGTGGTCGGGATCCTCTCCGTCGCGGTGATCCCGACGCTGATCCGCTGGCCCGTGCACGGCGCGATCGCGCTCGCCGTACTCGCGATCTTCTCCCCCGCCGGTACGCCGCCGTCCACCGTCGGCACGCTGACCGTCGCCCTCCGCCGTCCCTTCCGTACTGCGCTGCTCGTCGCGATCGCCGGCACCGTCGCGCACCTGATCCAGGGCCTCTGGCAACCAATCCACGGTCTCCCCTACCTCTGGTTCGCCGTGCTGGACGTCGTCGTGCACGCCGCCCTGCTCGGCTGGGGCCAGGGCGCCCAGGCCCGCCGCCAACTTCTGGAGTCGCTCCGCGAACGCGCCCGACGAGCCGAGGCCGAGCAGGGCCGCCGGGTCGCGGAAGCACGCACACTCGAACGCACCAAGATGGCTCGCGAGATGCACGACGTACTGGCCCATCGCCTGTCCCTGCTCGCGACGTATGCCGGTGCGCTCGAGTACCGGCCCGACTCGTCGCCCGAGCGCCTCGCGAAGGCGGCCGGCGTGATCCGCACCGGCGTACACCAGGCGCTCGACGAGCTGCGCGAGGTCATCAACGTCCTCCGCGACGAGGACGTGTACGAAGGCCGGCCGCAACCTACCTTCGACGACGTGCGCGCGCTCGTCGACGAGTCGCGTGAGGCGGGTACGACGGTCGCCTATGAGGATCACGTCGCGGATCCCACTTCATTGCCCCCGGCAACAGGACGTACGGCGTACCGGATCGTCCAGGAGGGACTGACCAACGCGCGCAAACACGCCGCGGGACGGCCGGTGACGGTCACGGTGGACGGACGGCCCGGAGACGGCTTGCGGATCGAGCTGACCAACCCGGCGTCGAACGGGACGACGGTCACGCCCGGCAGCGGGACCGGCCTGGTCGGGCTGACCGAGCGCGTACAACTGGCGGGCGGGACGCTGGACCACGGGCAGGTGCCCGGTGGCGGCTTCCGGCTCGAGGCCTCGCTACCGTGGCCCGCATGA
- a CDS encoding response regulator, whose protein sequence is MSETAAPPIRVLVVDDDALVRASLEMMLDGSNGISVVGQAADGDEVPAAVDAHFPDIVLMDLRMPRVDGIVATQRLRARTNPPEVVVLTTFDTDENVLHALRAGASGFLLKDTPPAQIVEAVRRVAAGDPILSPAITRRLMDRAATQADAHTIAQDKLQRLSPREYDVMLAVAQGKANAQIGAELFMSLATVKAHISHILTKLELGNRTQIALLAHDAGLA, encoded by the coding sequence ATGAGCGAAACCGCAGCGCCGCCGATCCGCGTACTCGTCGTGGACGACGACGCGCTGGTCCGAGCCAGTCTGGAGATGATGCTCGACGGGTCGAACGGGATCTCGGTGGTCGGTCAGGCCGCCGACGGCGACGAAGTACCGGCCGCCGTCGACGCACACTTCCCCGACATCGTGCTGATGGACCTGCGGATGCCCCGGGTCGACGGCATCGTCGCGACCCAGCGGTTGCGGGCGCGGACGAATCCGCCCGAGGTCGTCGTACTCACCACGTTCGACACCGACGAGAACGTGCTGCACGCGCTCCGTGCCGGGGCGAGCGGGTTCCTGCTCAAGGACACCCCACCGGCCCAGATCGTCGAGGCCGTCCGGCGGGTCGCGGCCGGGGACCCGATCCTGTCGCCGGCGATCACCCGCCGCCTGATGGACCGCGCCGCCACGCAGGCCGACGCCCACACGATCGCGCAGGACAAGCTCCAGCGGCTGTCGCCCCGCGAGTACGACGTGATGCTGGCGGTCGCACAGGGGAAGGCGAACGCGCAGATCGGCGCCGAGCTGTTCATGAGCCTCGCGACGGTCAAGGCCCACATCTCCCACATCCTCACCAAGCTGGAGCTCGGCAACCGCACCCAGATCGCCCTCCTCGCCCATGACGCCGGGCTCGCATAA
- a CDS encoding response regulator: MIRVLLADDQALVRAGFRSLLNAEDDITVVGEVADGAEAVTVARAERPDVVLMDIRMPGTDGLEATRQIGADPELADVHVVILTTFDLDEYVFEALRVGASGFLVKDTEPVELLQAVRVVARGDALLSPGVTRRLVAEFASRSRQPHASKELDVLTEREKEIVALVGEGLSNDEIAERLVLSPATAKTHVSRAMIKLGVRDRAQLVVVAYQTGLVRPGWLG; the protein is encoded by the coding sequence ATGATCAGGGTGCTGCTGGCGGATGATCAGGCGTTGGTGCGGGCCGGGTTCCGGTCGTTGCTCAACGCCGAGGACGACATCACGGTGGTCGGCGAGGTGGCGGACGGCGCGGAGGCGGTCACGGTCGCGCGCGCCGAGAGGCCCGACGTCGTGCTGATGGACATCCGGATGCCCGGCACCGACGGCCTCGAGGCGACGCGGCAGATCGGTGCGGATCCGGAGCTGGCCGACGTACATGTGGTGATCCTGACGACGTTCGACCTGGACGAGTACGTGTTCGAGGCACTGCGGGTCGGTGCGAGTGGGTTCTTGGTGAAGGACACCGAGCCGGTCGAGCTGCTCCAGGCGGTGCGAGTGGTCGCGCGCGGCGATGCGCTCCTCTCCCCCGGCGTCACGCGGCGGCTGGTGGCCGAGTTCGCGTCACGCAGCCGGCAACCACATGCGAGCAAGGAACTCGACGTACTCACAGAACGCGAGAAGGAGATCGTTGCACTCGTCGGCGAAGGGCTGTCGAACGACGAGATCGCGGAGCGGCTCGTGCTGAGTCCGGCGACCGCGAAGACGCATGTGAGCCGAGCGATGATCAAGCTCGGCGTCCGCGACCGGGCGCAGCTGGTCGTCGTCGCCTATCAGACCGGGCTGGTACGCCCCGGCTGGCTGGGTTGA
- a CDS encoding ABC transporter ATP-binding protein — translation MDALVEVSGLTKRYGDTLAVDGVDLTVLPGEVYGFLGPNGAGKTTTLRILTGLIAPTSGSVRVLGGQPGQADVLGRTGSMIESPAFYPYLSGLDNLRLLAEYAGVSRQRIDEVLELVDLADRARDRFSTYSLGMKQRLGVAAALLKDPELVILDEPTNGLDPAGMRDMRRLIRELGTGGRTVLLSSHLLGEVQQICDRVGIINSGRMVAEHNVDDLRGEQELVVRADPKDQAQAILTGFGSVHQYDDTLRVAVDAARAAEVNAALVGAGIAVSELHMTERALEDIFFELTTEEKADVG, via the coding sequence ATGGATGCGCTAGTTGAGGTCAGTGGACTGACGAAGAGGTACGGCGACACCCTCGCGGTCGATGGTGTCGATCTGACAGTGCTGCCGGGCGAGGTCTACGGGTTCCTCGGGCCGAACGGCGCAGGCAAGACAACCACGCTCCGGATCCTCACCGGGCTGATCGCGCCGACGAGTGGCAGCGTTCGCGTGCTCGGCGGGCAACCCGGGCAGGCCGACGTACTGGGACGGACCGGGTCGATGATCGAGTCGCCGGCGTTCTACCCGTATCTGTCGGGACTGGACAATCTGCGGCTGCTGGCCGAGTACGCCGGGGTGTCGCGGCAGCGGATCGACGAAGTACTCGAGCTCGTCGACCTGGCCGATCGCGCGAGGGACCGGTTCTCGACGTACTCCCTGGGGATGAAGCAGCGGCTCGGGGTCGCAGCGGCGCTGCTGAAGGATCCGGAGCTCGTGATCCTCGACGAGCCGACGAACGGACTGGACCCGGCCGGGATGCGTGACATGCGGCGGCTGATCCGCGAGTTGGGCACCGGCGGCCGGACCGTGCTGTTGTCGAGTCATCTGCTCGGCGAGGTACAGCAGATCTGCGACCGGGTCGGGATCATCAACTCCGGCCGGATGGTTGCCGAGCACAACGTCGACGACCTGCGCGGCGAACAGGAACTCGTCGTCCGTGCCGACCCGAAGGACCAGGCGCAGGCGATCCTGACCGGCTTCGGCAGCGTGCACCAGTACGACGACACGCTGCGCGTCGCCGTGGATGCGGCGCGGGCCGCGGAAGTGAACGCGGCCCTGGTCGGCGCCGGGATCGCCGTCTCCGAACTGCACATGACCGAACGAGCACTCGAGGACATCTTCTTCGAGCTCACCACCGAGGAGAAGGCCGATGTTGGGTAG
- a CDS encoding ABC transporter permease — MLGSYRAEMLKLRKRSAVWVLFGAGLVLSLIFGYLLPYVAYTTGDDTPSTDGVPRAQVLQGMLPERVIDNTIGGYPIFAGALALVLGAIVIGGEYTWGTLKTVLTQRPGRGTILGAQFLALGTMIALWVVGIFIACALCSIGIAAAESGSMTWPSIGTLAQGLAGGWLVLMTWCLAGAVLAVAFRNVALPIGLGVVWILGIETLLAGVVGSLLPSLNWLANALPGTNAGSLVFTVTGMSASDAPPGVRDAVGGGRALLTLFAYCTLFATLSLWTTRRRDVA; from the coding sequence ATGTTGGGTAGCTACCGCGCGGAGATGCTCAAGCTCCGTAAACGATCCGCGGTCTGGGTGCTGTTCGGCGCCGGCCTGGTCCTGAGCCTGATCTTCGGATACCTGCTGCCGTACGTCGCCTACACCACCGGCGACGACACTCCGTCCACCGACGGCGTCCCCCGCGCCCAGGTCCTCCAAGGCATGCTCCCCGAACGCGTCATCGACAACACGATCGGCGGGTACCCCATCTTCGCCGGGGCGTTGGCGTTGGTCCTCGGCGCGATAGTGATCGGCGGCGAGTACACGTGGGGCACGCTGAAGACCGTCCTCACCCAACGCCCCGGCCGCGGCACGATCCTGGGCGCGCAGTTTCTCGCCCTCGGCACGATGATCGCCCTCTGGGTCGTCGGCATCTTCATCGCCTGCGCTCTGTGCAGCATCGGCATCGCCGCCGCCGAGAGCGGCTCGATGACCTGGCCCAGCATCGGCACCTTGGCTCAAGGCCTGGCCGGCGGCTGGCTGGTCCTGATGACCTGGTGCCTGGCCGGCGCCGTCCTAGCCGTTGCCTTCCGCAACGTAGCCCTCCCCATCGGCCTGGGCGTCGTCTGGATCCTGGGCATCGAGACCCTCCTCGCCGGCGTCGTAGGCAGCCTTCTCCCCAGCCTCAATTGGCTGGCCAACGCCCTCCCCGGCACCAACGCCGGCTCCCTGGTCTTCACCGTCACCGGCATGTCAGCATCGGACGCCCCACCCGGCGTCCGCGACGCAGTAGGCGGAGGCCGAGCCCTCCTAACTCTCTTCGCCTACTGCACCCTCTTCGCAACCCTCTCCCTCTGGACCACCCGCCGCCGCGACGTCGCATGA